One window of the Paenibacillus beijingensis genome contains the following:
- a CDS encoding methylated-DNA--[protein]-cysteine S-methyltransferase: MGSNTNRSIYWTLLEHADWNIHLAASSEGLCYIGSQNRPFEELAGWTNARFPACTLIRDDEKLKRYAAELREYLQGARQRFTIPFDVQGTPFQRAVWHALCGIPYGQTRSYSDIAGEIGRPAAVRAVGAAIGANPILITIPCHRVIGKNGALTGYRGGIGMKTKLLQLERDGASVDPSRPAAGARS; the protein is encoded by the coding sequence ATGGGAAGCAACACGAATCGGTCGATCTACTGGACGCTGCTCGAGCATGCGGATTGGAACATCCATCTCGCGGCTTCATCTGAAGGGCTTTGCTATATAGGCTCTCAAAATCGACCGTTTGAGGAATTGGCCGGCTGGACAAACGCCCGGTTTCCGGCCTGCACATTGATACGGGACGATGAGAAGCTGAAGCGGTATGCGGCCGAGCTGAGAGAATATTTGCAGGGTGCGCGCCAACGTTTTACCATTCCGTTCGATGTTCAAGGAACGCCTTTTCAGCGGGCGGTGTGGCATGCGCTTTGCGGCATCCCGTATGGTCAAACGAGGTCTTATTCGGATATTGCAGGCGAAATCGGCAGACCGGCCGCGGTGCGCGCGGTCGGCGCCGCGATTGGCGCGAATCCCATTCTCATCACCATTCCATGCCATCGCGTCATCGGCAAAAACGGAGCGCTGACGGGCTACCGCGGCGGCATCGGGATGAAAACGAAACTGCTGCAGCTGGAGCGGGACGGCGCTTCCGTTGACCCGTCCCGTCCGGCTGCGGGAGCGCGCAGCTAA
- a CDS encoding bifunctional transcriptional activator/DNA repair enzyme AdaA, protein MDKMNDPSSEHLTEEKWQAIMNNDAAYDGQFFYAVKTTGIFCRPSCKSRPPKKENTRLFDTAGQALAAGYRPCKRCRPTGRRLPDDEWIGLVTEYIDRNYIESLTLEYLAAVCHGSPYHLHRTFKKVRGMTPALYIQQQRIDRAKERLTASNEAVAEVGRSVGLPNTPYFVTLFKKKTGHTPSDYRQAHRRHKMEDSENGKQHESVDLLDAARACGLEHPSRGFI, encoded by the coding sequence ATGGACAAGATGAACGATCCGAGTTCGGAACATCTGACCGAGGAAAAGTGGCAGGCCATCATGAACAATGACGCGGCGTACGACGGCCAATTTTTTTATGCGGTAAAAACGACGGGCATTTTTTGCCGGCCCTCTTGTAAATCCAGACCTCCGAAAAAAGAAAACACCCGCTTATTTGATACCGCCGGGCAAGCGTTGGCCGCAGGCTATCGCCCGTGCAAACGGTGCAGGCCTACCGGCCGGCGCCTGCCGGATGACGAATGGATCGGTTTGGTCACCGAATACATTGACCGGAACTATATAGAATCGTTAACGCTGGAATATCTCGCGGCCGTATGCCATGGCAGTCCCTATCACCTGCACCGGACATTCAAGAAAGTGCGCGGCATGACGCCGGCCCTCTATATCCAGCAACAACGGATCGATCGGGCGAAGGAGCGGCTGACGGCTTCGAATGAAGCGGTTGCCGAGGTTGGACGGAGCGTCGGCCTTCCGAACACGCCGTATTTTGTTACCCTGTTCAAAAAGAAAACCGGCCATACGCCGTCAGACTACCGCCAGGCTCACCGCCGGCATAAGATGGAGGATTCAGAGAATGGGAAGCAACACGAATCGGTCGATCTACTGGACGCTGCTCGAGCATGCGGATTGGAACATCCATCTCGCGGCTTCATCTGA
- a CDS encoding GerAB/ArcD/ProY family transporter produces the protein MEQAKISSFQLFCLILLFELGTAIIAPIGLDAHQDAWIAVLIGMLIGLPIYWMYVFLYNRYPGLLLTGYARTIFGPLFGWIAAFAYILFFIYGAARDLRDGLELLMLSMDLTPMFLLGAMLMVIVVYALFTGVETFSRLGEIYTFFLVFAGLAAFFFLLFSNVLNTERILPVLEKGLMPVFTAVYGQTVMFPFGEMICFTMILPYLNDPKSGFKVGTSAILISGIIIALVVFLEIATLGIYTLERSTFPLLAMIQRIRVGEFIQRLDALAVTGLIINDFIKVTVFSYAALIGAADLFKQPKNRLVIPISVMTLVLSLLIARNVEQHFQQGRIALKNIFPVFALVIPLLLVITELIRSRLSAQKNG, from the coding sequence ATGGAACAGGCCAAGATAAGCTCCTTCCAATTGTTTTGCTTAATCCTGCTTTTTGAATTGGGCACGGCAATCATCGCACCTATCGGTTTGGATGCGCATCAGGATGCCTGGATCGCCGTCTTGATCGGCATGCTCATAGGACTGCCGATTTACTGGATGTATGTCTTTCTATACAACCGCTATCCCGGGCTGCTGCTCACCGGTTATGCCCGGACGATTTTCGGACCGTTGTTCGGGTGGATCGCTGCATTTGCATATATTCTATTTTTTATTTATGGAGCTGCGAGAGATTTAAGGGATGGCCTTGAGCTGCTGATGCTTTCCATGGATCTGACTCCGATGTTCCTGCTGGGCGCTATGCTGATGGTTATTGTTGTTTATGCGCTGTTTACGGGGGTTGAAACGTTTAGCCGCTTGGGAGAGATATATACGTTTTTCCTTGTTTTTGCCGGGTTGGCTGCCTTCTTTTTTCTGCTTTTCTCGAATGTATTAAATACCGAACGCATCTTGCCGGTGCTGGAAAAAGGCTTGATGCCGGTATTCACGGCCGTTTATGGGCAAACGGTCATGTTTCCTTTCGGCGAAATGATCTGTTTTACGATGATACTTCCTTATCTGAACGACCCGAAATCGGGTTTTAAAGTTGGAACCTCGGCGATTCTCATCAGCGGAATCATTATCGCCCTCGTCGTTTTTCTTGAAATCGCCACGCTTGGCATTTACACGCTCGAACGCTCCACGTTCCCTTTGCTGGCCATGATCCAGCGTATTCGCGTCGGGGAATTTATCCAGCGCCTGGACGCTTTGGCCGTAACCGGATTAATTATCAACGATTTCATTAAAGTCACCGTTTTTTCGTACGCCGCCTTGATCGGAGCTGCGGATTTATTCAAGCAGCCGAAGAACAGACTTGTTATTCCAATCAGCGTGATGACACTCGTCCTTTCCTTGCTTATCGCACGAAATGTCGAGCAGCATTTCCAGCAAGGACGAATTGCCTTAAAAAATATATTTCCTGTGTTTGCGCTGGTCATCCCTCTCTTGCTGGTCATTACGGAGCTGATCCGCAGCCGTTTGAGCGCGCAAAAAAATGGCTGA
- a CDS encoding GerAB/ArcD/ProY family transporter, with amino-acid sequence MTKMLEGGKIGARQFGILIVYYTIGTTILIIPSGMAAVSKQDAWIAAFIATGIGLSTVWLYNAVGNLFPRMTLIGMNEQLFGKWLGKTVSLLFVAWSLTAAAQVLYYIGDFMTTHIMPETPIQSLNIMFMIIVVMGVRLGLEPLARTAELFFPWFLLLFIVFILAISPQFKFENIQPLFETGVKPIIRSTLFFLSFTSMTLIVCLMLFPAYVSKPRQARKAFYVGNFVGLLMMFIVIATNILVLGADQTAGTIYPSYQLAKKISLATFIQRVEAIMAFLWFITIYFKITMYFYAAVLGLAQTLKLKDYRALTLPLGMIAVVLSLVVYPNTAYLKKWNMEIWLPDILIVGLLYPLLLLGLGKLRNHGKG; translated from the coding sequence ATGACAAAGATGCTGGAAGGCGGGAAAATCGGAGCGCGGCAATTCGGGATACTCATCGTTTATTATACGATCGGCACGACGATTTTAATTATCCCGTCGGGCATGGCTGCCGTATCCAAGCAAGATGCCTGGATTGCGGCGTTCATCGCAACCGGAATCGGATTGTCGACCGTATGGCTGTACAACGCCGTTGGAAATCTTTTTCCCCGGATGACCTTAATTGGCATGAACGAACAATTATTTGGGAAATGGTTGGGAAAAACCGTATCCCTTCTGTTTGTCGCCTGGTCTTTGACCGCCGCTGCGCAAGTGTTATACTATATCGGTGATTTTATGACGACGCACATCATGCCGGAGACGCCCATCCAATCGCTCAATATCATGTTTATGATCATTGTCGTCATGGGCGTGCGGCTCGGACTGGAACCGCTTGCACGCACCGCCGAACTTTTTTTCCCATGGTTCCTCCTGCTGTTTATCGTTTTTATCCTGGCCATTTCCCCGCAGTTCAAGTTTGAAAATATTCAGCCCCTGTTCGAGACGGGCGTGAAGCCCATTATCCGCTCCACCTTATTTTTTTTAAGTTTTACTTCCATGACACTGATCGTCTGTTTAATGCTTTTTCCCGCCTATGTCAGCAAACCGAGGCAAGCCCGCAAAGCGTTTTATGTCGGAAACTTTGTCGGTTTATTGATGATGTTCATCGTCATTGCGACGAATATTTTGGTGCTTGGCGCGGACCAGACGGCGGGCACGATCTATCCGAGCTATCAGTTGGCCAAAAAAATATCCCTCGCCACGTTCATCCAGCGGGTCGAGGCCATTATGGCCTTCTTGTGGTTCATTACGATTTATTTCAAGATTACGATGTATTTTTACGCTGCCGTATTGGGTCTTGCGCAAACGTTGAAGCTAAAGGATTATCGGGCGCTGACGCTGCCGCTCGGGATGATTGCGGTTGTTCTGTCCCTCGTGGTCTATCCGAATACGGCCTATTTGAAAAAATGGAATATGGAAATATGGCTTCCGGATATTTTGATTGTCGGGCTTCTATATCCCTTACTCTTGTTGGGATTGGGCAAATTGCGAAACCACGGTAAAGGATGA
- a CDS encoding Ger(x)C family spore germination protein, whose amino-acid sequence MKRKFFLSGLAALLLLLTTGCWNRRELNDLAIEVAIGIDKAGKRYRVTSQVVDPSEVAAQKGGGARAPVIMYQATADSPFEARRKMTTLSPRKIYAGHVRTLIVGEELARSGIGKILDYMSRDHEHRPDFYILVAKGTTAENILKVLTPLEKIPANKLYSSLQTSEKAWAPTSSVTLDQLITEIVSKGKDPVLTGLQVIGNPNKGSDTENVEKVDRPARLQLSNLGVFRGDKLLGWLNETESKGYNYITGNVKSTVGHLPCRGGGIIVFEVIRTKSKMKGHVRNGEPRVDVHLDLEANVGEVECKIDLMNPGTFADLEKRSNKRVKSMMEKAIKTAQHKYRSDIFGFGEAIHRADPKYWKQVEDRWDQKFTDLPVNVTVNVKIRRVGSVGEPFLNKQEE is encoded by the coding sequence ATGAAGCGAAAATTCTTCTTGTCCGGACTCGCCGCTCTCCTGCTCCTCCTGACCACCGGCTGCTGGAACCGCCGGGAATTGAACGATCTTGCGATCGAAGTCGCCATCGGGATCGACAAAGCGGGCAAACGATACCGGGTAACGTCCCAAGTGGTCGACCCGTCCGAAGTGGCCGCACAGAAAGGCGGGGGTGCCCGTGCTCCGGTCATTATGTATCAAGCGACGGCAGACAGCCCGTTTGAAGCAAGACGGAAAATGACGACGTTAAGCCCGAGAAAAATTTATGCCGGTCATGTTCGGACGTTAATCGTCGGCGAAGAGCTGGCAAGGAGCGGTATCGGTAAAATTTTGGACTACATGTCGCGGGATCATGAACATCGGCCGGATTTTTATATCCTTGTGGCGAAGGGGACAACCGCCGAAAATATACTGAAGGTGTTGACGCCGCTGGAAAAAATTCCGGCGAATAAATTGTACAGTTCGCTGCAAACGTCGGAGAAAGCGTGGGCGCCCACATCCAGCGTCACGCTCGATCAGCTCATAACCGAAATTGTGAGCAAAGGAAAAGACCCCGTATTGACGGGACTTCAAGTGATCGGGAATCCGAATAAGGGCTCAGACACGGAAAATGTCGAAAAGGTTGATCGTCCTGCCCGCCTGCAGTTATCAAATCTCGGCGTGTTCCGGGGCGATAAACTGCTCGGCTGGTTAAACGAGACGGAAAGCAAAGGATACAACTACATCACCGGCAATGTAAAGAGCACGGTGGGACATCTTCCTTGCCGAGGCGGAGGAATCATCGTGTTCGAGGTGATCCGGACGAAATCAAAAATGAAAGGACATGTGCGTAACGGAGAGCCCCGGGTCGATGTTCACCTGGATCTGGAGGCCAATGTCGGAGAAGTCGAATGTAAAATTGATCTGATGAACCCGGGCACGTTTGCCGATTTGGAAAAAAGGTCGAACAAAAGAGTAAAATCGATGATGGAGAAGGCCATTAAGACCGCACAGCACAAATACCGGTCCGATATTTTCGGATTTGGCGAAGCGATTCATCGCGCCGACCCGAAATATTGGAAGCAAGTTGAGGACCGTTGGGATCAGAAATTTACGGATCTTCCTGTGAACGTGACCGTAAATGTCAAAATACGGCGTGTCGGCTCGGTGGGCGAACCGTTCCTGAATAAACAAGAGGAGTAA
- a CDS encoding spore germination protein, whose product MDLFKQRKQTSKRSSSSAQSQGGGGSPKHPLLTSLRDNLQRIKDALGSSEDLIIRQFRIGKEGKIQAAICYMDGLTDTKSIQNFIMGSLMQEMRLTDLEQITDTDPDVLQLIKDYALSVGDLKEAADFETLFNSLLSGNAILLLEGHMQSLVIGISEWEDRAVAEPSSQTVIRGPRDGFTETLRTNTSLLRRKIKDPNLWLESRKIGRVTKTDVAMMYIKGIASDKIVQEVRSRLDRIDIDGILESGYIEELIQDETRTPFPTLYNTERPDVVAAGLLEGRVAILVDGTPFVLLAPVIFAQFYQSPEDYYQRADAGTLIRFLRYLSLFIALLGPSLYIAITTFHQEMLPTPLLISLAAQREGVPFPAFIEALMMEVTFEILREAGVRMPRAVGQAISIVGALVIGQAAVEAGIVSAAMVIVVSITAISSFVFPSFNMAISIRMLRFFLMGLAASFGLFGITVGLIALVLHLCSLRSFGVPYMSPFAPFIAADQKDAVFRFPQWALFARPRLISQKNVIREQNSPTPKPDN is encoded by the coding sequence ATGGACCTTTTCAAGCAGCGGAAACAGACTTCCAAACGTTCTTCATCTTCTGCGCAAAGCCAAGGCGGCGGCGGTTCGCCGAAACACCCGCTTCTGACAAGCCTGCGGGATAATTTGCAACGGATTAAAGATGCTCTTGGCAGCAGCGAGGATCTCATTATTCGTCAGTTTCGGATTGGAAAAGAAGGAAAAATCCAAGCGGCCATCTGTTATATGGACGGATTGACGGATACGAAGTCGATTCAAAACTTCATCATGGGATCTTTGATGCAGGAAATGCGCCTGACGGACCTGGAGCAGATTACGGACACCGACCCTGATGTTTTGCAGCTCATCAAGGACTATGCCCTTTCGGTCGGAGATCTTAAAGAGGCAGCCGACTTTGAAACGTTGTTCAATTCCCTGTTGTCGGGGAATGCCATTCTGCTGCTGGAAGGACATATGCAAAGTCTTGTGATTGGCATAAGCGAATGGGAAGACCGCGCGGTGGCGGAGCCTTCTTCGCAAACGGTGATTCGCGGACCAAGGGACGGGTTTACGGAAACGCTGCGCACGAATACTTCATTGCTCCGCCGCAAAATCAAAGACCCCAATCTATGGCTGGAAAGCCGGAAAATAGGACGGGTCACCAAAACCGATGTCGCGATGATGTATATCAAGGGAATCGCAAGCGACAAAATCGTGCAGGAAGTGCGCTCCCGTCTCGACCGGATCGATATCGACGGGATCTTGGAAAGCGGCTATATCGAGGAGCTCATTCAGGATGAAACGCGGACGCCTTTCCCTACCCTATACAATACCGAACGTCCGGATGTGGTTGCGGCCGGGCTTCTGGAGGGCCGTGTTGCGATATTGGTGGACGGCACCCCGTTTGTGCTGCTCGCTCCCGTAATATTCGCCCAATTTTACCAGTCTCCAGAAGATTATTACCAACGTGCGGATGCCGGAACGCTCATTCGTTTTCTGCGTTATTTAAGCTTGTTCATCGCTTTGCTCGGCCCTTCTCTATATATCGCGATTACCACCTTCCACCAGGAAATGCTGCCCACTCCACTGTTGATCAGTCTGGCGGCGCAGCGGGAAGGGGTGCCTTTTCCCGCTTTTATTGAAGCGCTCATGATGGAGGTGACCTTTGAAATTTTACGTGAAGCGGGCGTCCGCATGCCTCGGGCCGTAGGCCAAGCGATTTCGATCGTCGGAGCCTTGGTCATCGGGCAAGCGGCGGTGGAAGCCGGCATCGTATCGGCGGCGATGGTTATTGTCGTGTCGATCACGGCGATTTCCAGTTTCGTATTCCCTTCCTTCAATATGGCGATCTCGATCCGGATGCTGCGCTTTTTCCTGATGGGACTTGCCGCTTCCTTCGGATTGTTCGGCATTACCGTCGGCTTAATTGCGCTCGTTCTGCATCTGTGCAGCTTGCGTTCCTTTGGCGTGCCCTATATGAGCCCGTTTGCGCCGTTTATTGCTGCCGACCAGAAGGACGCGGTGTTCAGGTTCCCGCAGTGGGCGCTATTTGCCCGCCCCCGCCTGATCAGCCAGAAAAACGTGATCCGCGAGCAAAACTCTCCAACCCCGAAGCCGGACAACTGA
- a CDS encoding metalloregulator ArsR/SmtB family transcription factor encodes MNMRKPYQPSTNDIKLPSVLHALSDPRRLQIVQRLNENVEQNCMIYHELGMPKSTLTHHLKVLREAGVTKLRIDGTQHFYSLRLDELESLFPGVVTSILNVKPELIE; translated from the coding sequence ATGAATATGAGAAAACCATATCAACCTTCCACAAATGATATAAAACTGCCATCCGTCCTTCATGCCTTAAGCGATCCCCGGCGATTGCAAATCGTTCAGCGTTTAAATGAAAATGTTGAACAGAACTGTATGATTTATCATGAGCTCGGCATGCCGAAGTCTACGTTGACCCATCATTTAAAAGTTCTGCGAGAGGCAGGTGTCACGAAGTTAAGAATCGATGGGACCCAACACTTTTACTCTCTGCGGTTGGATGAGCTGGAGAGCCTTTTTCCGGGAGTCGTTACATCCATATTAAACGTGAAGCCGGAGCTTATCGAGTAG
- a CDS encoding SDR family oxidoreductase yields the protein MNHDATTTRKVALVAGAQGVIGRNLIDYLVTQDDWEVIGLSRRGGRSEGLVRHVAVDLLDKDDCHEKLGGLSEVTHIFYAAYQDRPTWAELVPPNLAMLVNAVETIEAAAANLQHVSLMQGYKVYGGHLGPFKTPARETDAYFMPPEFMFDQQTFLEGRQKGKAWTWSAIRPAVVGGFALGNPMNLAMAIAVYASISKELGLPLRFPGKPGAYDKLLEMTDSGLLARATVWAATDPKCANQAFNINNGDLFRWSEMWPKIARYFELEVAPPLPMSLHIVMADKEPLWNAIIKKYDLGPHPYKDVSSWGFGDFVFSWDYDMFADGSKARRFGFHEYMDTEAMFFALFDDFRRRKIIP from the coding sequence ATGAATCACGACGCGACAACAACCCGTAAAGTGGCACTGGTCGCCGGGGCACAAGGGGTTATCGGCCGCAATCTGATCGACTATCTCGTGACGCAGGACGACTGGGAAGTCATCGGCTTGTCCCGGCGCGGCGGACGATCGGAGGGCCTGGTCCGGCACGTTGCAGTCGACTTGCTGGATAAGGACGACTGCCATGAGAAGCTTGGCGGCCTTTCCGAAGTGACGCATATCTTCTACGCCGCGTACCAGGATCGGCCGACGTGGGCCGAGCTTGTACCGCCCAACCTCGCCATGCTCGTCAATGCCGTCGAGACGATCGAAGCGGCTGCGGCAAACTTGCAGCACGTCAGCCTGATGCAGGGCTACAAAGTTTACGGCGGGCATCTGGGCCCGTTCAAGACACCGGCGCGCGAGACCGACGCCTACTTCATGCCGCCTGAATTCATGTTCGACCAGCAAACGTTCCTTGAGGGGCGGCAGAAGGGAAAAGCTTGGACCTGGTCGGCAATCCGTCCGGCTGTTGTGGGCGGGTTCGCGCTTGGCAACCCGATGAACTTGGCTATGGCAATTGCGGTCTACGCCTCGATTTCGAAGGAACTCGGGCTGCCTCTGCGCTTCCCGGGCAAGCCCGGCGCGTATGATAAGCTGCTGGAAATGACCGATTCGGGGCTGCTGGCGCGGGCGACCGTCTGGGCGGCAACCGATCCGAAATGCGCCAACCAGGCATTCAATATAAATAACGGGGATCTGTTCCGCTGGAGCGAAATGTGGCCGAAGATCGCCCGCTATTTTGAACTGGAGGTGGCCCCTCCGCTGCCGATGTCGCTTCATATCGTCATGGCCGATAAAGAGCCGCTTTGGAACGCCATCATCAAGAAGTATGATCTGGGGCCGCACCCATACAAGGATGTATCGTCATGGGGCTTCGGAGATTTCGTATTCTCCTGGGACTACGACATGTTCGCCGACGGCTCGAAAGCGCGCCGCTTTGGCTTCCATGAATATATGGACACCGAAGCGATGTTTTTTGCCCTGTTCGACGATTTCCGCCGGCGCAAAATCATTCCATGA
- a CDS encoding nuclear transport factor 2 family protein — protein MTQQDAIIRTVNKLFISTDERDWEAVKSCLTEEVWLDMSSMGAGEPATVSAEQIVSGWDEGLRKLHAIHHQTGN, from the coding sequence GTGACGCAGCAGGATGCCATTATTCGAACAGTTAATAAACTGTTTATTTCGACGGATGAGCGGGACTGGGAAGCCGTCAAAAGTTGTTTGACGGAAGAAGTGTGGCTTGATATGAGTTCGATGGGAGCCGGGGAGCCGGCGACGGTCAGCGCCGAACAAATTGTCAGCGGCTGGGATGAAGGGTTAAGAAAGCTTCATGCGATCCACCATCAAACGGGCAATTAA
- a CDS encoding spore coat protein, translating into MSPNPTSQTIQNPKPANEPQVKGPEMNDRDRVNDILALEKYLTDSFNISAREASHSYLHQDIMTILNETHQCQYELFELMFRKGHYKLEAEQQQTLDQAYQQFNGYSTQFPYQTQTLQ; encoded by the coding sequence ATGAGTCCGAATCCAACTTCGCAAACGATTCAAAACCCGAAACCGGCCAATGAGCCGCAGGTGAAAGGTCCGGAAATGAATGACCGCGACCGCGTCAACGACATTCTGGCACTGGAAAAATATTTAACCGACAGCTTCAACATCTCCGCCCGGGAGGCAAGCCATTCGTACCTTCATCAAGACATTATGACGATCTTGAATGAAACGCATCAATGCCAGTATGAGCTGTTCGAGCTGATGTTCCGCAAAGGGCACTACAAATTAGAAGCCGAGCAGCAGCAAACGCTGGACCAAGCGTACCAGCAGTTTAACGGCTATTCCACCCAATTCCCTTATCAAACCCAAACATTGCAATAG
- a CDS encoding copper amine oxidase N-terminal domain-containing protein translates to MRKSWMVFVSCVLATSLMAGSAFAKSEGSAGNGQNADAQSKQENGKVNVQIKVKAEKEKTATSVTYDTYGHDGYKGLLVAIENVKDKPAGAVIADLLLTKYNAQLTAQQKAELEAIKEKDAALTVVADLLDRKGSVTEAVYIQKAAIKANVRNLDSYKKLGKLYNKIGKKGVKLYVNGEEPKVTVAPFIKNGSTLVPFRAISESLKANVSYNAKQKLVIVSRGGITVKLYINSKIAFVGGTQVKLDVPATIVNGSTVVPVRFVSESLKAVVKWEQESKSVVIYEK, encoded by the coding sequence ATGAGAAAAAGTTGGATGGTTTTCGTATCCTGCGTATTGGCAACGAGCCTTATGGCGGGATCGGCATTTGCAAAATCGGAAGGCAGTGCAGGAAACGGGCAGAACGCGGACGCCCAAAGCAAGCAGGAGAACGGGAAAGTAAACGTTCAAATCAAGGTGAAAGCCGAAAAAGAAAAAACGGCGACTTCGGTTACCTATGACACATACGGCCACGACGGGTACAAAGGGCTTCTCGTTGCGATCGAAAATGTGAAGGACAAGCCTGCAGGCGCCGTTATTGCGGACCTTCTTTTAACCAAATACAACGCGCAGCTTACCGCTCAGCAGAAGGCCGAGCTTGAGGCGATCAAAGAGAAGGACGCTGCCTTGACGGTGGTTGCCGATCTGCTCGATCGCAAGGGGAGCGTAACCGAAGCGGTATATATTCAGAAAGCAGCCATTAAGGCGAATGTCAGAAATCTTGATTCTTATAAAAAGCTCGGCAAATTGTACAACAAAATCGGCAAAAAAGGCGTAAAGCTGTATGTGAACGGCGAAGAGCCGAAGGTTACAGTTGCTCCTTTCATCAAAAACGGCAGCACGCTCGTTCCGTTCCGCGCGATTTCCGAATCGTTAAAAGCGAACGTAAGCTATAATGCGAAACAGAAGCTCGTCATCGTCAGCCGCGGCGGGATTACCGTGAAGCTTTATATTAACAGCAAGATTGCATTCGTGGGCGGAACTCAAGTGAAGCTTGACGTACCGGCAACGATTGTAAACGGCAGCACCGTTGTGCCTGTCCGCTTTGTGAGCGAATCGTTGAAGGCCGTCGTGAAATGGGAGCAGGAGAGCAAGTCCGTCGTCATTTACGAGAAATAA
- a CDS encoding Crp/Fnr family transcriptional regulator, which yields MLSLQTAAAPSAANGQGFNRNPVYELFRNYGTLREFPKNTFIFTKGTPPFAGYFIEKGIIKICQVTTEGRDVTFFVRKTGDAFGLAEIILQQNHPCYAQCLQDSQIWVLNASVIREKIAADPDVNREIMVMLTSRLLHHQSTLELLVSKPAPWRLAWLLQQLSVPSADGKRIVDMVLNHEEISNMIGCSRQTVSELLSKWKSKGIVTYNRKHMVLQNLESMIEEI from the coding sequence ATGCTTAGCCTGCAAACCGCCGCTGCCCCTTCGGCTGCGAACGGTCAAGGATTTAACCGCAACCCGGTCTATGAGCTGTTCCGCAACTACGGAACGCTGCGGGAATTTCCGAAGAACACGTTCATTTTTACAAAAGGAACGCCTCCCTTTGCGGGCTACTTCATCGAGAAAGGCATCATTAAAATCTGCCAAGTTACAACGGAAGGACGGGATGTCACTTTTTTCGTCAGAAAAACCGGAGACGCTTTTGGGCTGGCGGAAATTATTTTGCAGCAAAATCATCCTTGCTATGCCCAATGTTTGCAGGACAGTCAAATCTGGGTGCTAAATGCCTCCGTCATTCGGGAAAAAATTGCGGCCGACCCGGACGTGAACCGGGAGATTATGGTCATGCTGACCAGCCGGCTGCTTCACCATCAGAGCACGCTTGAGCTGCTTGTTTCCAAGCCGGCTCCATGGAGATTGGCGTGGCTGCTTCAGCAATTAAGCGTTCCATCCGCGGACGGAAAACGGATTGTAGACATGGTACTCAATCACGAAGAAATATCGAATATGATCGGCTGCAGCCGTCAGACAGTCTCCGAGCTGTTAAGCAAGTGGAAGTCTAAGGGCATCGTCACTTATAACCGCAAGCATATGGTGCTCCAGAATTTGGAGAGCATGATCGAGGAGATCTAA